GGTAGACAGTCCAATTCCTCGTGAAAAGCACACCTGGTTATGTACCACAAGTAGTCACTTGTATCTCTGGTTACATTTATTTGCTCCAAGAGACCAAAGGACCTAATTGATGAGCTGTCATCTAATGCAGATATATCTTCATTGTAACTCTCCCAAGATAGCATCTCTGAGTTAGTCGGTAGCATTTCCATCTTGGATGTTTGAACTCCGACCTGCACATGGAATTTAAAAGCAGTTAAGTCCTTGCTATCGGAGTTAGTGGGTAGCATAAATGAACTCTAACTTTCGGAAGATGCTAAAGCAGCTCATGTGTACTGTTGAATGTACAGGAAGTTCCCAAGCAGGTGTATTACGTACTTTGGCTGTGTTGAAGACTACATTTCTGCAATCAGGAAGGATGCTAATGGACCAAGGAGGCAAATTATAGTGCATGTTATTGAACATTACTCTAGCAGCAGATTTCCAGTCATTGTTCGACAAGAAAGCTGCACAACCCCCTGTCTCTGAAGAGTACACATATGCCTATAGCAACAGAAAATATTCAATTAGAGACTGATTATAATGAACCATGGCATTAAGAATGCTGATGTTTATGCAGAAACATATACTTGTTGAAGGTTCCCCAAGGATGTGATAGCTGGATCTGCAGAAACTATGGATTTCTCACACATCTTGACAGCTCTATGAAGCTCCTTGAGATGACCATATTTTGGCTGTCTGATCAGACCTGTCAAATGGAAGGGGAGTTAAGAGGACTTTTCTCTTTCAGTTAAGCGGAACTGAATAATAACATAGGCAAATTTTTATGCTACAAAGCTTTTTAAGCGCACACATCAAAGAAGGAAGCTTCGAGAAATCCTTATAGAACAAATATCAGTGAAAGAAACATGGTCTCACTGAAACATTCTACAATTTCAAAGACCATCACAACCCCCTTAATAATACTCAAGACCTGTGAGTATAAATTTACAAGAGAAGCGAAGAGATGAGTACAGAGGAAACGAGATCTCAACACTCACCATACTCATCAATTGGAGCATCATAATCATAGCTAGTAGTGATAAATGGCCCCCCTGCGGTGCGTCCAAAGTTTGTGCCGCCATGGTACTGTTAGGCGAAAAGAGGAAATGTCGTTACTATATGAGACTTCATGCATGCTTTTGATTTATAAAGAAGTACTATGACTTTTCTACATCAGGCATTTGCCAAAGTAATGAAATGGAACTAACCATGTAATAGTTAACAAAAGATCCTCCTCTTTGTATAAATTGGGCAACAGCAAATGCCAAATCCTGAACTGGCCTCTGATGAAGGGGACCACCGAATTCCGAGAACCTTATATTTATTGAGAAAAAACAAGTCAAAAATGACCCGACTTCAAACATAATCAAAAGTTAAAAGGAAGAGACAAGATTACATACCAACCACTCCAAGCTTCGGTCCAAATTGCAGGTTTGTATGGTTTGTTTGGGAAGAAATTATCACAGTAGAAACCATTGCATGTGTTGATCTGTTATCATCAGTAAGAAAAAGTTATTTAAGAGGTTATAGAACTATTTAAGAGCCTTGAGAGTTAATCAGTTGTataatttttggatttttattaGAAACTGAAGCGAAATAGCAGGAGGATCAAGAAGAGGAAAAACAGATTGGTTCATACTAGTAGGAGTTCAACTAATATACACTTATAGTGTAAAATCACGTCATTTAAAATCTAATTACAGGTAATTTTTATAGCAAGCATGAACTGGCAAGTTGTCATCTAAACTGATAGGTGTATTTAAGTTAAACTAAACTAGAAAATGCTACAGAACAAAGATTACAGTCACGCATGCTACAGAAAATGTTAGAACAATGCCAAATGGAAGCTCTAACAACTGAGTTTTCTTACCACAGGATCTGGGGCATCTTCTTCCTTGCACATCACCCATGGGACGCCTGTGTCCAATCCAACTGCCATATTTGCAGCCCATGTTGCATACTGATGGCCCGGTGCTCCGAGAACCTTGGCTTGAGGTCCATACTCATTCTCAATCTGCAGTAGCAGAGCAAACAGAAAGTTTACATGAGAATTGAACTGGTTTTAGTGGAATTTGGCTTCAGCAAACACAAGAATAGTATAATGAATTAATTGGAATTAAAAATTCTGAAAGATGAACAACCTGGGAGAGTATGATTGGACCACCCTGAGACTCAAAAAGATTATGACTCTTCATCAAGCTAACAATTTTCTCAGCATACCCTTTCATTGCATTCTGCCAATccataaaacaaataaaatttcattaactATTCACCATAAAAACTGATAAATCTTCTTTAAATGgtgattttctttttcaatttttctcagGACAAGGCTGAGACCTTGAAAGGTTCGTTATCTGCTCTGAAGCTAATGCCTGGTACATACTTCAGCCATACTGGAAACCCTCTGTGGAATTGACAGTAAAATTAGTATAAACATGAAATACCTCTTGGTATGAACATGTTTTATAGATCCAGTGAAgagctaaaaaaaaaaaagaaatgtaCCCAAAATTCCACTCTGCACAAACATAAGGGCCAATTCTAAGATGAGCATAGAGGCCTGCTTTCTGAATTGTTTTTACAAACCTCACCAGGTCATATCTTCCTTCAAAATTGTACTGAAAACCCCACAAAAACATGGAAAAAAAGATTTAATCTTTGAGCACAAAACATGAGTGAAAACAAGCTAATTTGTACAGAAATAAGAGAGAAATGAACTACATTGCCAGGAGAAGGCTCATGAACATTCCAAAAGACATAAGTCTCAACCACATCCAAACCTCCTTCTTTTGCCTTACTTATCAGATCTTCCCACATCTACAAAACCACATTTTGAAGCTCATTTCATAAACAATTTCACagtagaaaaagaagaaaaaaacaagaGCATAAATGGGAAAGAATTGGAGTACCTCAGGGGTACTTCTGGGATAATGTATAGAACCAGAAAAAAGTAATCTTCTTTGCCCATTAATCACAATGGCTTTCCTATCATAGGTAACATCACAGTGAATCAACCCACAACTGATAAACAACACTATACACCATAGCAGAACCCACTTCTGAACTGAGTTAACCTCCATGATTCCACCTACTCTACCTCCCTTTTTTGCTCTTTTATCTTACAAACACATCCAAGAACACAACTTTTCTTTCTGGGTGGAGGGAAATATGAAGCAAGATCAAGAATCTTGGGGaaaaaaaaggtttaaaaaaGTGAAAATTTGTGAAGGGTAGGCTTAATTGCAATGTGGGTGCATAGAAAGTCAGTCCACTTTTGCTTTGATGAGCAACCACAGTGCTTCTATCCAAGTAATTGCCTCTTCCTCCACCTCAAAAATATAATGTGCAAGTCTTGGAAGTGATGGAAATACAAGTTTATATAGAGAGACAGTTGTCATGTACAGCTTTAATTTCACTATTGCCgagggaaaaaaaaaaggagagagaaAGTTATCAGTGCGTGACTGTGAGCTcaacactcaaaaaaaataaaaattaattagttatttatattttttattttaatttatttattatattttaatataatataaattaaatatatattaaatatatcaaaatatcatttaaccCGGAGAGTATTTACGAAAAGCACATGGTACTAAAAGAAGctgacaaaaagaaaaaaggaaactaAGAATATCATGTGTAAATCTAAGAAGCTTTCCCACtgttctcttttttattttttattgattgaaaattgaaaataaagtgTAAGGTTTGGAATTGGAGGGAGAGAGTGATTTTGGCGCATTAATGAAATGAGTGCAGGTTTTACGGGGTCATTATTTACTTAGTGCGAAATTGGTGGCTAGATTGTATTTTCATAAATCTTTGTTGAGCCTTTTTTAATGTTTTGCAGATAAGGAGTCGTATTTTACGTATTTGTTAcaaatgtttttctttttaaaaaaaatctgttTTCCTAGCTGTCACTGCTGATGATCAAAATTGTACACCTGGATTTATAGATTTTAGATCCACCGAGCTGACACATGAATATATTTTCAGGTCTCATTTAATTGTGATTAGTTGacatttaattaaaaatgaaatttttgatCCTTAATCTGACCTAAGGGGaattattttaaatgatttgaaaatGTTAACTTCTGAATAAGTCTCGTGAATGTATCGATCGGTTccactttatttttctttgtcaAATTAATTGATGTGAAAGTTTCCTCTTTATCCTCGatagattttgaaaaatagttatctaaaataattttctttagaTAATCATtgagtttaatttttttcaatatgcCAATAAGATATATAACTTATTATATGATGAAGTAGtaaatattcttttatttttaattagaaatctcaaatttaaataattttgttagGAAGCTACCAAGTATCATCCGTGTGTAGTTGTGATTCACCAGAAGCAAAAGCACATAAAATGTGAAAAAGGAAACGACAaatagagttttaaataaaCGTGAAAGCTTTGGCATACTCTGTGGACAGAAATAGTTACCTATAACTTTTCATATGTACAGAAATTGCTTATTTTTTGAAGCCCTCACCGACACAACAATTACAAGTATAGTAGTAGTACATACAATACAAGAAAGTGATTTGTGTCAAACAAAGAAGATGGTCAAGTGTCCAATCGTAAGATATTAGGCATGATGAATTAATGTCACTTTCCCAACTGATTCAATTCACATGATTCCAAATTATACTGGGGTTACTAGCTTAGCTAGTGGTTTGATGAATTGactaattttaaaatgtttaatgtttttaaaaaagtaaaagaaagtaattgttaattatatatactctcTTGGAGTCTTTTGATCTGTTGTTTAATGTTTGGCACATACACTTAAGAAATTCATTTGATTATTCCAAATGGTAAACTTAacttagatatttaatttagatAACTCTTAAGTCTTATCTTGAGTAATGAATGCTTTGCTAAAAAAATTGCTGGTTAAAGTAGCAAATTAACAAGAAGGATCGGAGGTACTGtatcccccacccccacccccaaatTAGCAATGTTTATTAGGTAAAAGGCCACTCCCTTCGTTTcattttacttaattttttatactaaaaaaagaatttttacatTTCTATTTTAACAAATTAAGAAATCATACTATTCTTatcattaaataattatataaagtaATAGTAATCACATTCAAATTTCCAAAGAGTAATTAATCAAGTTAAATTAGTAAAATAAACTCTAAAGCGGGTGCACAAAGCATCGGGCTgtttttttttagtaaaataaACTTCCAATCAATACTTTCTTAATTATGGAAATATCAAATCAACATGGATGAAGTAAAATGAAAGGGAAAAAGTAATTAACTAGAGATTATCACAACCACAGTATACCCAGTGTAATTCCACAGGGTGGGGTATGGGAGCATAAAATGTATACAAACCTTATCATTATCTTGGGGAGGTacagaggttgtttccgaaagacttGCATCAAACCCGCACAAATAAAAAGGAAGACAATGAAAAACATAGTCGATAATAAGGAGAACAGTGTAAAGTCTACAAGGAGgaagtaataataacaatgaaatAATCTAAACACAATACacaaaatacaacaaaaacTACACGGGTATGATTAGTACTATGATAGATACTAATGAACCTACACCTATGCACTCCAAGACAAGACTCCACTCCTACTAGCTTTCTACCCTGATACGCAACCTTCACTCATTCCTATCtagagtcatgtcctcgataatatAAAGGTGaaccatgtcctgtctaatcaatTCTCTCCAATACCTTTTTGGTCTACCTAAAACCAACTTCTCGCATCTCTTCACTGGCGCAACAGCACACCTCCTTTGCATAAGTCCAAACCATCTGAGTCTGGCTTTCTTCATCTCGTCTGCCACAAGATCCACTCCTACCTTCTGTCggataacctcattcctaatcttgtcgctcctaaTATGTTCACGCATCCTTATCTCTGCAACATGCATTTTCTGAACATGAGATTTCTTGATCGGCCGGCACTCCATCCCATTCAACAAGACCGGTCTAACTACCACTTTGTAAAACTGACCTTTAAATTTATGTGGTACCCTTTTATCACACAGAACCCTAGACGCAAGTCTCTATTTCATCTATGTTgtcccaatacgatgtgtgacatcttCATCAATATCCTCACTATCCTGGAGTACagatccaagatatttaaatcTTTAACTCTTGGGAATAGTTTATGTAGCAAACCTCACTTCCATGTTCACTTCGTCTATCTCCATACTGAATTTGTACTCTAaatactctgtcttggtcccgCTCAGCCTGAACCATTTGGACTCAAAAGTTTATCTCCAAACCTCCAGCCTAGCATTAACGTCGTCTCGTGTCTCATCAACCAatactatgtcatccgcaactAACATACACCAAggaacctcctcctgaataAACCATGTCAACTCATCCATCACCAGGGCAAATAAGAAAGGGCTAAGAACCGATACCTGAATAGCCCCATCTTAACTGGAAAAGGCTCCGAGTTTCCTCCCACTTTCCTAACTCGAATTTTTGCTCCATCATGCATGTCTtttatcgccctaatatacaccatcggaacacctttagcctccaactccagATGACATCCCTCGAGactttgtcataggccttttcgaggtcaatgaacaccatatgaagGTCTCTCTTCCTTTCCATACACTTCTCCACAAATCTTCGCATAAGGTAGATAGTTTCAGTAGTCAAATGCCACGGcatgaatccaaattgattCTCATAAATGACCACCCctttcctcaccctcatctccaccactctctccctaaccttcatagtgtggcttaacAGTTTGATACCCTATAATTGTTACAGTTCTGAATATCACCCTTATTCTTGTACAATGAAAccattgtactccacctccattcgtCGGATATTTTTGATGTCTTAAAAATAGCATTAAACatcctagtcaaccactccacaCCTACTTTGTCGGCTAgagattaaaaataataattcaataaaaaccactacaagaaaaataaaattcaactaCAAAATTTATTGCTAATCTGTCACTT
The sequence above is a segment of the Solanum dulcamara chromosome 11, daSolDulc1.2, whole genome shotgun sequence genome. Coding sequences within it:
- the LOC129871996 gene encoding beta-galactosidase 3: MEVNSVQKWVLLWCIVLFISCGLIHCDVTYDRKAIVINGQRRLLFSGSIHYPRSTPEMWEDLISKAKEGGLDVVETYVFWNVHEPSPGNYNFEGRYDLVRFVKTIQKAGLYAHLRIGPYVCAEWNFGGFPVWLKYVPGISFRADNEPFKNAMKGYAEKIVSLMKSHNLFESQGGPIILSQIENEYGPQAKVLGAPGHQYATWAANMAVGLDTGVPWVMCKEEDAPDPVINTCNGFYCDNFFPNKPYKPAIWTEAWSGWFSEFGGPLHQRPVQDLAFAVAQFIQRGGSFVNYYMYHGGTNFGRTAGGPFITTSYDYDAPIDEYGLIRQPKYGHLKELHRAVKMCEKSIVSADPAITSLGNLQQAYVYSSETGGCAAFLSNNDWKSAARVMFNNMHYNLPPWSISILPDCRNVVFNTAKVGVQTSKMEMLPTNSEMLSWESYNEDISALDDSSSIRSFGLLEQINVTRDTSDYLWYITSVDIGSTESFLHGGELPTLIVETSGHALHVFINGQLSGSAFGTRKNRRFVFRGKVNLRAGSNRIALLSVAVGLPNMGGHFETWSTGVLGPVAIHGLDQGKWDLSWAKWTYQVGLKGEAMNLVSTNGISAVDWMQGSLIAQKQQPLTWHKAYFNTPDRDEPLALDMSSMGKGQVWINGQSIGRYWTAYATGDCNGCHYSGTFRPPKCQLGCGEPTQKWYHVPRSWLKPTQNLLVLFEELGGDPTRISLVKRSVTNVCSNVAEYHPNIKNWQIENYGRTQEFHLPKVHIHCAPGQSISSIKFASFGTPLGTCGSFKEGTCHAPNSHVVVEKKCLGRQTCAVTISNSNFGEDPCPNVLKRLSVEAHCTPTQI